In Papaver somniferum cultivar HN1 chromosome 1, ASM357369v1, whole genome shotgun sequence, a genomic segment contains:
- the LOC113280422 gene encoding uncharacterized protein LOC113280422 — protein MAEIMFLKYNAYWGDYEDMNSVMYFAKLLDPREKESGLKFDLECLYEQDDFRVTTVLKAVKQDMGRLYDEYTSMYSNANAEEGIGSTAAAGVDDMVVSVQEENIEDMLE, from the exons ATGGCAGAAATAATGTTTCTGAAGTATAACGCATATTGGGGGGATTACGAAGATATGAACTCTGTTATGTATTTTGCTAAGTTGCTTGATCCTCGGGAGAAAGAATCTGGTTTGAAATTTGATCTGGAATGTTTGTATGAGCAAGATGATTTCAGGGTTACAACTGTTTTGAAGGCTGTGAAACAAGATATGGGAAGACTTTATGATGAGTACACCAGCATGTATTCAAATGCCAATGCAGAGGAAG GTATTGGGTCAACAGCTGCTGCTGGTGTTGATGACATGGTTGTTTCTGTGCAAGAAGAGAACATTGAGGATATGCTTGAATAA
- the LOC113280333 gene encoding uncharacterized protein LOC113280333: protein MAASLNAFAATTIGFCECELSSIKISQTPTGVAIHGKPEYEVSITNDCICTQLDVVINCPGFHSVEGVRPSIFEPTGADLCTLKSGGPVFYNDVIKFKYASDHSIALTPSSSRISCS, encoded by the exons ATGGCAGCTTCCCTTAACGCTTTTGCTGCTACGACAATAG GATTTTGTGAATGTGAGTTGTCGAGTATAAAGATTTCTCAGACTCCGACAGGAGTTGCGATTCATGGAAAACCTGAGTACGAGGTTTCCATAACTAATGATTGCATATGTACTCAGTTGGACGTGGTGATAAATTGTCCTGGCTTCCACTCCGTTGAAGGTGTACGCCCTAGCATCTTCGAGCCAACTGGTGCTGATCTTTGTACCCTTAAAAGCGGTGGACCAGTTTTCTACAATGACGTAATCAAGTTCAAGTATGCATCGGATCATTCAATTGCACTAACTCCCTCAAGCTCTCGTATTAGTTGTTCTTAA